The segment GGTCCACATCCTGGTTTATGATGATCAGGTCAAAGTAGTGACCATACTGCTCTTCCATTTCCCTGGCTTTCTCTATTGTTTCTTTGAGCTCCTCAtcctgaaaagagaaaataccGTAAAATTAGGTAAACATAATTGTGATCTTTTAGGTGAAACGATGCTAAGACCCTGTAATCCTGCTGTATCTTCCAAGAAAGTTCATAATATTGAAATCACACCTCACTctataaatgaaaatacatatataaatatatataaataaaattgaaaaaatctaataataaacTACCATAAAGCAGTTTCCTTAAATGTGCCAAGCAACCTGTATCTTTTAGGGAGCAAGGCATATGTGTGTCAAGGGGATTTCTATGCCATAAGCCATGATTCTGATACAGTTCAAGAAGAGGCATAGAAttcaaagaaaaaagttaaaatctAGTAAAATGACAAATGAAATGAAGTTACTAATAATTTCTATAATCCAGGGCAATGAAGAACAAAAAGACGTAATCAATAATTCCTcaaaagtttgtattttttttcttctcactttatttttcttggtttctctgCACAAAGTTAAATCTTTAAAATCCTAAAATTGTTTATTATTTGATAATGCAGAGCTTTGAAAGTCATTCATCCTATTTGTTATGACATATTTCTGCTTCTAACCACTTATACTGACATAAAACTAATCTATGCtaacataaaagtatataaatcAGTATGTGAATAGTGTATATACCAATTATACATCCGAGTGAAAAtcttaatagtgtgtgtgtgtttgggggatcTGAAATAGATCCACTTTTTACAAATTCAAGTCATAGTGTAACAATATTCACATCTTTATAGCTCATATCACTTCTAAATTATTCATTCTTTTGTAATTTACCAATGTtcaacataaaaacataaaaagaactgTTCATtgcaaagaaaagtaaagaatacTAATTGAAAAGACTTCCTTTGCTACCTGTTAGAGGGTACCCTGAAGAACTTACTTTGACTGGCTCTCCcaacttctgcttcttctgcctgAGCTTCTCTAAGGAAGGAGGAGCAACAAACACCACAAAAGGCTTGAGGTCAGAACTCTTGAGGATCTTGAGTGACAGTGGGTGAAGATTCAGCACACAAATCTTCCCTGAGTTCACCACAGCTCTGATAGCCATTATGCTGGTCCCATAATAGGCTTTTTCGTATTCTCCGTGCTCAACGAACTTGCGAGAGAGAATGTCTGCCTCAAACTGCGCTCTAGATATGAAGTGATAGTCCTGACCATCCAGCTCAGTTTCTCTTCGTGTGCGAGATGTGTCTGTGGATAGGAGTTTGCTTATAGTTACAATACTTCTATGTAGAGGTGCAGTTATTTTGCATTCAGTGGCAGTAATTTGAAatctattgctatttttatgaAATAAAAAGCAATTAATTCTATTTCATTTACCATATTATATACGAGTGACCTATTGATAAAATAAGCATGTTAATATCAATCAAAACATTTGTATAATTCAGTAATATATTTTCACAGTTGTATCACTCCTTTTCAATTTGCCAGATACAACAAAAAAGCTGTAAACTTACGTGGAATGGCAGCAGCGAATCTATCTCTGTCCTCCATGAGCTTTTGCCTGAGTTCATGCCGACCAATGTTGGGAGGTCCAATGAGGACAATGGGCCGTTTTCTGTTGGCTCGTGGATAGTAAAGAGCCACTTCTTCGTAAGTAAGGATTTCTTCAGAATCAAAATCtgtaaaaacaggaaaaagattATTCTTCAGAAGCTAAAGATCTCTTGTGTGCAGAAAAGGGAGAACCACACTGAGATTTTGaagaatgtatatacacagtatcatCAACAACCCTCTAAAGTGCTACAATTCAAAACACAAACCAAGCCAAATAAACCGCCACagcaaaaatatacacaaaaataaaagcaaaacaccTGAACTCTACTAATGCTGATAACATGCACAAGCCAAGACTGGTAAAGAACACGAGAGATACAGTTATGATCACAACGTTCACTATCGCTACCCCATACCAACATCCAGATCAGACAATGAGCTGCATCGTCTCCTCAGTGTATTGCCCTTAATACACTGGCAAGCTGGGAGAGCAAGTCTCAGAGTTAACACCCTACTCCGTGCTTGGGTTCCTGAGTTCTCCGTCTCATTTAGGATATCAGTACCCGGCCCACCTCTTCCTGGCAGAGGGAGTGGAGAGTTGCTCCGTGCTGAGCCAGAGAGGCCAAGCAGgtaaggaagatgaaaaatattgtagaaaagaagtaaagagtTTGCACTGTTTAGAAAGGTCCTTGTTAGCCAACAAAAGCTTCTCCTTCCATGTTATTTTTAAAGTAACTACCTAATCAATGGGTACATGACACACTGGATAACATACTGTATAAATTCAATAAATGATAGCATTACTTGAATTCTTACCgtagtaaaagaaaatataatggtcatttattttatttttcagatcCAGTACATTCATCATGTACTCATTATTACATTAATCTGTAAAAGTCTATTATGTAATGTCTGTTAATTCCATGCATAATCTATGCATTCCCTTgtgctatttttatgattatttacagGACATACCATGCAACAAAGAATCATTCACCCATCATCACATACACTATTATTCACTTCCACATGTAAGACATTATCAGCCATACAAGTCATGCTAAGCTCTcctatttttagtattagtaataatcatcaatTACTGTATAATAGCAAAAAGATATTATGACaagagcaaaaaaagagaaatgaaaagaaaataagaaaaatcatatTAACCTTCATTATAATTTGGATagagcatttttttcttctttttcttctgatgcTTTTTGGCACATAGTAGCTTCCCTTTCTTGGGCTTCTCCTTGTTGTTATTGTCTCCAACGACCGTCTGTCTCATGGCTTCACGGCTGCAATGCAAAGGATATCGTCAGAAGGGCATAACCTTAGATAAATTGCTCTAATAATctgacaataatgaataaataaataatctcattcatttaaagaataaagaattttGAACAATGAACTGCAAACACCATCACCCATAATCTGATTATTATACGTTCCCATATATATTAAGATGCTTTCTGACACTAGCAAATAAAAACAATTGGATATCTTACTGTTGTTGGAAAGATTTAGAAGGAACAAGTCCTGCCAGGGTTTggtcctcttctccatctctataAGCCTGCCACCAGTTGGGGTCAGTTTGAGAGATAATGTGTAAAATATCTCCCTTCTGGAAACTCATGCCCAGCTCCCTGCAATTgcataaaaacagataaaaatgttAGTTTCAAAGATAAAACTTTTGCAAAGACTAAGGAAGGTTCTGTCagcagatgataaaaaaaaaacaatggcaaaatgaatataaatcatcAAGTACCTGAATCTTAATTTCATATTTCCCCCCCCTATTTTCCTCACAATTGCTATGCTGTAAATACCCAAATTGAATGCCTCTATATTGTGTGAGAATGAACTTAACTAttagtgtgtgttttctttctgccACTCTATGCTAAAAACTAACCTGCAGGGTATATAAAGGTCTTCCTCTGGGTCATAGTCAAAGTGTGCCTTGACATGTATGGTCTGGGTAATAGGGGGTCGTGTTGGGGGAGGCTGCTGTTGCTGGGTTCCACTTGGGATGATGATAAACGTTAAAGTGCCTGTCATAcctgaaaaataataacaggatTAAAGAAGATTGTAATGacttgaaatggaaaaaaaaaagttattgtaaTGCAATGAGTATGTTAAGAATGGATTAAGTACATGGGTAAAATTTCAGACTCACCAGCCAGCATGTCACAGACATCATTCACAGACTTGCCCCTAACTTCAACACCATTGACTTCCAATATTTCGTCCCCTTCATGAAGGAGACCAGATTTTTCAGCAGCACCACCTTTTACAATTCGACCAATTATTACTGAGTCGCCTTCATTTCGAATAGTTGCTCcctgaaagaaaggaagtaaaatcCATTATGATGTGCTTTTCTTAATATGAATAAAGGCAATACCTATTCTTGTCTCTTTTATAGGAAAGATATGGATATCACATGTTAACTATATAAATAGCTAACATACAATATCCTACTTTCATGTTTACCATCAATACCACATCAAAAGACAAGGGTTGTTAATGCTGCtttatataatcattacaattaaagCTCTTACCAAAGGCTCATTAGTTTTGTCGATGCGAACAATCTTAACGCTGTCCTCTGGGTAGTGAGAAACTCTGTCCAGGACTTCCTCCTCTGGCAGATTCCCGACAGGTAAAGGCTCTCTCTCGGCAATTCTGTCGTGAGCATATAAGAGCCCTTCCATCGAGTATTTGTTGAGTATGTCAATTAGTTCTGCTGCCTCAGGTACAGAGTATTCTTGTAGTTCCTGAAGACTCTGTAAGGtgattgagaagaaaaaaattaaatgatagCTTTACTCATCTTTATACACTTGGGATGTTCTATTTCAACATTAGTTAATAGTTTAGCTTCTTCTTTTGATGTTTATGAAAgacaaaagatgaaagagagagagagagaaagaaagaaactagcAAGAGTTCTTTCAAaagtattttttcatatatcatcttACACTTACAAGTtaggtcttcatttttttttttccgctcatCTGAATTAAATCAACTTAATAAATTCACACATACCTCAGCTAATAGTGCCTGAGCATTATCTGTGACTGGTGTTGGGGGTCTGTTCAAACACCATGTTTCTTGCACCTTATTGTGAACAGCCAGCACCTTTTGGAACTCTGGATTTGTCAATAGTTGAGCCACTAGGGTCATGTCTTCACTAATCCTGTGTCCATTAGACTTGAGCACTGTCTGAATCCTTTGGAGTGACTGAATAAGCTCATTTATACCTGCACAAGGGCATAAGGAAAACATTCAttagaataaacagataaaagattTCACAAACAGCTCTCCTGGAGTACATATTGCAGTTATCTTGTCACAATAGTGCATAGAATATACCTACCTATAACTTTACTAGGTGTGTCAGCACTGGCCTGTTGCTCCAGTCCTGACTGTGACTCTTCCACTGAAAATGCCTCATTTACAACACCAGTAGGTACAGGATGTGAAGCAAGCTGCTGAAGCTTCTGGGAAGAACGTAATGACGACCTCAGCATGGCCTCCTGCTCCTCACGTTCCCTTCGAAGCTTTAACTCCTCCTATTCAGTGAAAGAATGCATGATTACCTTCAGTTTTAGCAACTCAGATACAAAAGCAAACCCCCAAAAAGTCTCATTTGTTCGTCTTTCACACAAACCCCGACACGACCTCCTACCTCGtatttcctcatcctcatctcctcttgCGTAGAAGGCATTTGCATCAACCCTTCCTGGGGTGGAGGGACGTGGGGAGGTGAGTGGGGCTGCGGGGGGATTGACGGCTGGGGTGCTGGCTTGGGCAAGGTTCCATTCTGGGGCGTGGCACTACCCGACGACCCTCCCTTCTTGCTGctcttgctgctgttgttgttgttgttgtggattgGGGTGATGGTTTGGCCCTGAGGTTTTGGGGGTGGATACCTAAAgggttaaggggaaaaaaaaatatagttgtaGGAATTATGAAAGTCGGTAGTCATGTAAGCTTTCACATAGCAAAGTATCATGTCGCTCCCTATTAGTTTATCTTTGCAACAGACTTTGCCACAATATCTTCCTTTTGTGGAACCTGCTGTACACTAGAAACCCAGAGGAAAAGATACATAACTATTGATGCTGTGAGGGCCTGTACACATGCACTGTTCACTattattttgttaccattatcatttttacaaagatgcctttacaagtgcttagtcaccaaaaaGTCTATTATCAGGCCTATCTGCCTTCAATTatttaccccattccttgaatttccaAGAAAAAGGTTTCCATTTTTATCAGTCaccaataatacataaaaaaaacaataataatcctaataactataacaacacaaAGAGAAGTAATTTTTTACCCAGAAAAAATTAAGGAATGGAGTAATCATCTCAGGTTACATAGTCATAGTACTGGACTCAATAAGGTAAAACCATAATGGATTTTGCATGTTCCTGGTATCGGTGATCTACAAATACGACCAAAATGCtaacaatgaaataattaaacagaCACATTTCATGACACTGCGGAGGAAAGGGTGTCATACTAATAAACAGAAAAACCTagcacaccaaaaaaaaaaaga is part of the Penaeus chinensis breed Huanghai No. 1 chromosome 2, ASM1920278v2, whole genome shotgun sequence genome and harbors:
- the LOC125036190 gene encoding protein PALS1-like isoform X1; this translates as MVDLGGYVIILVETKDKKIKLYGSPADKADLEVGDEILEVNGKSLEDATHTEVISHIHQCIRSRTICLRVKRRTGNKLAVDLAASSNVQDAFVIAVEQQARERLERLSALKKIKPVDMTKLSSQLEPHKSLVSVNSSGGQPSPGGRSTGVPVAKEQQQQQQPRDDVNGVLDNSPIYVTSVPNLTSDLPRDRSRSRSSTPNRTSPSPRRHHSTRSSRDTPPSPLTPSPRREAPTLKDKGVDSSSAERSSRRSSRRKSPSRLANGHHGAEGEADANKSGDELELTHDLNDTLDDTEDLDQDPPEALLDRTDSEDKVDLEGTCLSESGDSLPGTPEKTYGIVRSESKRSRSSRRDRGAQREVLLDHDPQQEVRAKTPLHAVSSIESRDSTSSRKSGGSSGSGEVGRGTPRHKATGGSTPRHSRKNRDSSRDSTLISAPEIGYDNMISMVEFDPGHREMAVDVPDSFVARTKTPPRYPPPKPQGQTITPIHNNNNNSSKSSKKGGSSGSATPQNGTLPKPAPQPSIPPQPHSPPHVPPPQEGLMQMPSTQEEMRMRKYEEELKLRREREEQEAMLRSSLRSSQKLQQLASHPVPTGVVNEAFSVEESQSGLEQQASADTPSKVIGINELIQSLQRIQTVLKSNGHRISEDMTLVAQLLTNPEFQKVLAVHNKVQETWCLNRPPTPVTDNAQALLAESLQELQEYSVPEAAELIDILNKYSMEGLLYAHDRIAEREPLPVGNLPEEEVLDRVSHYPEDSVKIVRIDKTNEPLGATIRNEGDSVIIGRIVKGGAAEKSGLLHEGDEILEVNGVEVRGKSVNDVCDMLAGMTGTLTFIIIPSGTQQQQPPPTRPPITQTIHVKAHFDYDPEEDLYIPCRELGMSFQKGDILHIISQTDPNWWQAYRDGEEDQTLAGLVPSKSFQQHREAMRQTVVGDNNNKEKPKKGKLLCAKKHQKKKKKKMLYPNYNEDFDSEEILTYEEVALYYPRANRKRPIVLIGPPNIGRHELRQKLMEDRDRFAAAIPHTSRTRRETELDGQDYHFISRAQFEADILSRKFVEHGEYEKAYYGTSIMAIRAVVNSGKICVLNLHPLSLKILKSSDLKPFVVFVAPPSLEKLRQKKQKLGEPVKDEELKETIEKAREMEEQYGHYFDLIIINQDVDRAYHQLLHEINMLEREPQWVPAAWLAHDQ
- the LOC125036190 gene encoding protein PALS1-like isoform X2 encodes the protein MRVGCVGFLASVMVKVEGDFIGSPADKADLEVGDEILEVNGKSLEDATHTEVISHIHQCIRSRTICLRVKRRTGNKLAVDLAASSNVQDAFVIAVEQQARERLERLSALKKIKPVDMTKLSSQLEPHKSLVSVNSSGGQPSPGGRSTGVPVAKEQQQQQQPRDDVNGVLDNSPIYVTSVPNLTSDLPRDRSRSRSSTPNRTSPSPRRHHSTRSSRDTPPSPLTPSPRREAPTLKDKGVDSSSAERSSRRSSRRKSPSRLANGHHGAEGEADANKSGDELELTHDLNDTLDDTEDLDQDPPEALLDRTDSEDKVDLEGTCLSESGDSLPGTPEKTYGIVRSESKRSRSSRRDRGAQREVLLDHDPQQEVRAKTPLHAVSSIESRDSTSSRKSGGSSGSGEVGRGTPRHKATGGSTPRHSRKNRDSSRDSTLISAPEIGYDNMISMVEFDPGHREMAVDVPDSFVARTKTPPRYPPPKPQGQTITPIHNNNNNSSKSSKKGGSSGSATPQNGTLPKPAPQPSIPPQPHSPPHVPPPQEGLMQMPSTQEEMRMRKYEEELKLRREREEQEAMLRSSLRSSQKLQQLASHPVPTGVVNEAFSVEESQSGLEQQASADTPSKVIGINELIQSLQRIQTVLKSNGHRISEDMTLVAQLLTNPEFQKVLAVHNKVQETWCLNRPPTPVTDNAQALLAESLQELQEYSVPEAAELIDILNKYSMEGLLYAHDRIAEREPLPVGNLPEEEVLDRVSHYPEDSVKIVRIDKTNEPLGATIRNEGDSVIIGRIVKGGAAEKSGLLHEGDEILEVNGVEVRGKSVNDVCDMLAGMTGTLTFIIIPSGTQQQQPPPTRPPITQTIHVKAHFDYDPEEDLYIPCRELGMSFQKGDILHIISQTDPNWWQAYRDGEEDQTLAGLVPSKSFQQHREAMRQTVVGDNNNKEKPKKGKLLCAKKHQKKKKKKMLYPNYNEDFDSEEILTYEEVALYYPRANRKRPIVLIGPPNIGRHELRQKLMEDRDRFAAAIPHTSRTRRETELDGQDYHFISRAQFEADILSRKFVEHGEYEKAYYGTSIMAIRAVVNSGKICVLNLHPLSLKILKSSDLKPFVVFVAPPSLEKLRQKKQKLGEPVKDEELKETIEKAREMEEQYGHYFDLIIINQDVDRAYHQLLHEINMLEREPQWVPAAWLAHDQ
- the LOC125036190 gene encoding protein PALS1-like isoform X3, which produces MTKLSSQLEPHKSLVSVNSSGGQPSPGGRSTGVPVAKEQQQQQQPRDDVNGVLDNSPIYVTSVPNLTSDLPRDRSRSRSSTPNRTSPSPRRHHSTRSSRDTPPSPLTPSPRREAPTLKDKGVDSSSAERSSRRSSRRKSPSRLANGHHGAEGEADANKSGDELELTHDLNDTLDDTEDLDQDPPEALLDRTDSEDKVDLEGTCLSESGDSLPGTPEKTYGIVRSESKRSRSSRRDRGAQREVLLDHDPQQEVRAKTPLHAVSSIESRDSTSSRKSGGSSGSGEVGRGTPRHKATGGSTPRHSRKNRDSSRDSTLISAPEIGYDNMISMVEFDPGHREMAVDVPDSFVARTKTPPRYPPPKPQGQTITPIHNNNNNSSKSSKKGGSSGSATPQNGTLPKPAPQPSIPPQPHSPPHVPPPQEGLMQMPSTQEEMRMRKYEEELKLRREREEQEAMLRSSLRSSQKLQQLASHPVPTGVVNEAFSVEESQSGLEQQASADTPSKVIGINELIQSLQRIQTVLKSNGHRISEDMTLVAQLLTNPEFQKVLAVHNKVQETWCLNRPPTPVTDNAQALLAESLQELQEYSVPEAAELIDILNKYSMEGLLYAHDRIAEREPLPVGNLPEEEVLDRVSHYPEDSVKIVRIDKTNEPLGATIRNEGDSVIIGRIVKGGAAEKSGLLHEGDEILEVNGVEVRGKSVNDVCDMLAGMTGTLTFIIIPSGTQQQQPPPTRPPITQTIHVKAHFDYDPEEDLYIPCRELGMSFQKGDILHIISQTDPNWWQAYRDGEEDQTLAGLVPSKSFQQHREAMRQTVVGDNNNKEKPKKGKLLCAKKHQKKKKKKMLYPNYNEDFDSEEILTYEEVALYYPRANRKRPIVLIGPPNIGRHELRQKLMEDRDRFAAAIPHTSRTRRETELDGQDYHFISRAQFEADILSRKFVEHGEYEKAYYGTSIMAIRAVVNSGKICVLNLHPLSLKILKSSDLKPFVVFVAPPSLEKLRQKKQKLGEPVKDEELKETIEKAREMEEQYGHYFDLIIINQDVDRAYHQLLHEINMLEREPQWVPAAWLAHDQ